In one Phyllostomus discolor isolate MPI-MPIP mPhyDis1 chromosome 8, mPhyDis1.pri.v3, whole genome shotgun sequence genomic region, the following are encoded:
- the EPN3 gene encoding epsin-3 isoform X5, whose amino-acid sequence MTTSALRRQVKNIVHNYSEAEIKVREATSNDPWGPPSSLMSEIADLTFNTVAFAEVMGMLWRRLNDSGKNWRHVYKALTLLDYLLKTGSERVAHQCRENLFTIQTLKDFQYIDRDGKDQGVNVREKVKQVMALLRDEERLRQERTHALKTKERMALEGMAMGSGQLGFSRRHGEDYGRSRGSPSSYNYLEQARPQTSGEEELQLQLALAMSREEAEKEVRSWRGDDSPMANGAGAAVRRQQDRKPEREERKEEDKLKTSQSSILDLVDIFAPATAPPSTHCSADPWDIPGLKSNIEPSGSSWPSADPWSPVPSGSILSRSQPWDLPPTLSSSEPWGRTPVLPAGTPTTDPWAQNSSHHQLPNTGADPWGALVETSNTPALGGTSTFDPFAKLPVSTETKEGLEGAQAPPSGKPSSPVELDLFGDPIPSSKQNGTKEPDAFDLSVVGEALTQPSKEARARTPESFLGPSASSLVNLDSLVKAPQAAKTRNPFLTDFSAPSPTNPFGGVELGRPTLNQMRTGSPALGLAAGRPIGTPLSSMTYSTSLPLPLSSVPAGVSLPASVSVFPRAGAFTPPPSSLPPPLLPASDSTGPLHPNPQASTNPFL is encoded by the exons ATGACGACCTCCGCGCTGCGGCGCCAGGTGAAGAACATCGTGCACAACTACTCCGAGGCGGAGATCAAGGTGCGCGAGGCCACCAGCAATGACCCCTGGGGCCCGCCCAGCTCGCTCATGTCGGAGATTGCCGACCTGACCTTCAACACGGTGGCTTTTGCTGAGGTCATGGGCATGCTGTGGCGGCGGCTCAATGACAGCGGCAAGAACTGGAGGCACGTGTACAAGGCGCTGACCCTGCTGGACTACCTGCTGAAGACAGGCTCCGAGCGGGTGGCCCACCAGTGCCGGGAGAACCTCTTCACCATCCAGACGCTCAAGGACTTCCAGTACATCGACCGCGATGGCAAAGACCAGGGCGTCAACGTGCGCGAGAAGGTCAAGCAGGTGATGGCCCTGCTCCGAGACGAGGAGCGCCTCCGGCAGGAGCGGACCCATGCCCTCAAGACCAAGGAGCGCATGGCGCTGGAGGGCATGGCCATGGGCAGCGGGCAGCTGGGCTTCAGCCGCCGCCACGGCGAGGACTACGGCCGCTCTCGGGGTTCCCCGTCCTCCTACAACT ACCTGGAGCAGGCCCGGCCCCAGACGTCGGGAGAAGaggagctgcagctgcagctggccCTGGCCATGAGCCGGGAGGAGGCTGAGAAG GAGGTGAGGTCCTGGCGGGGAGATGACTCCCCCATGGCCAACGGTGCTGGGGCCGCAGTTCGCCGTCAGCAGGACAGAAAGCccgagagagaagagagaaaggaggaggacaAGCTGAAAACCAGCCAG TCCTCCATCCTGGACTTGGTGGACATCTTTGCACCTGCCACAGCCCCGCCCTCCACACACTGCTCTGCTGACCCATGGGACATCCCAG GTCTCAAGTCCAACATAGAGCCCAGTGGCTCCTCCTGGCCTTCTGCAGACCCCTGGTCTCCAGTCCCCTCAGGAAGCATCCTGTCCCGAAGCCAGCCATGGGACCTGCCCCCTACGCTGTCCTCCTCTGAGCCCTGGGGCCGGACCCCAGTGCTGCCTGCTGGAACCCCCACTACAGATCCCTGGGCGCAGAACTCCTCCCACCACCAACTCCCCAACACTGGGGCTGACCCTTGGGGGGCCTTAGTGGAAACCTCCAACACACCAG CTCTAGGTGGCACCTCAACCTTTGACCCATTTGCCAAACTTCCAGTATCCACAGAGaccaaggaggggctggagggggcccaggccccgccctccgggAAACCCAGCAGTCCTGTGG AGCTGGACCTGTTTGGAGACCCCATCCCCAGTTCCAAGCAAAATGGTACCAAGGAGCCAGATGCCTTTGACCTGAGTGTAGTGGGAGAAGCCCTAACCCAGCCTAGCAAAGAAGCCCGAGCTCGCACTCCTGAGTCCTTCCTGGGCCCCTCAGCCTCTTCCTTGGTCAACCTTGACTCCTTAGTCAAGGCACCCCAGGCTGCGAAGACCCGGAACCCCTTCCTGACAG ATTTCAGCGCTCCATCCCCCACCAACCCGTTCGGCGGGGTCGAACTGGGCAGGCCGACCCTGAACCAGATGCGAACCGGGTCGCCGGCGCTGGGCCTGGCTGCCGGCCGGCCGATAGGGACGCCGTTGAGCTCCATGACCTACagcacctccctgcccctcccactcagCAGCGTGCCAGCTGGCGTGAGCCTCCCCGCCTCAGTCAGCGTCTTCCCAAGGGCTGGCGCCTTCACGCCGCCGCCCTCCAGCCTGCCGCCACCGCTGCTGCCCGCATCGGACTCTACTGGGCCTCTCCATCCCAACCCCCAGGCCAGCACCAACCCCTTCCTCTGA
- the EPN3 gene encoding epsin-3 isoform X4 gives MTTSALRRQVKNIVHNYSEAEIKVREATSNDPWGPPSSLMSEIADLTFNTVAFAEVMGMLWRRLNDSGKNWRHVYKALTLLDYLLKTGSERVAHQCRENLFTIQTLKDFQYIDRDGKDQGVNVREKVKQVMALLRDEERLRQERTHALKTKERMALEGMAMGSGQLGFSRRHGEDYGRSRGSPSSYNSSSSSPRYTSDLEQARPQTSGEEELQLQLALAMSREEAEKEVRSWRGDDSPMANGAGAAVRRQQDRKPEREERKEEDKLKTSQSSILDLVDIFAPATAPPSTHCSADPWDIPGLKSNIEPSGSSWPSADPWSPVPSGSILSRSQPWDLPPTLSSSEPWGRTPVLPAGTPTTDPWAQNSSHHQLPNTGADPWGALVETSNTPALGGTSTFDPFAKLPVSTETKEGLEGAQAPPSGKPSSPVELDLFGDPIPSSKQNGTKEPDAFDLSVVGEALTQPSKEARARTPESFLGPSASSLVNLDSLVKAPQAAKTRNPFLTDFSAPSPTNPFGGVELGRPTLNQMRTGSPALGLAAGRPIGTPLSSMTYSTSLPLPLSSVPAGVSLPASVSVFPRAGAFTPPPSSLPPPLLPASDSTGPLHPNPQASTNPFL, from the exons ATGACGACCTCCGCGCTGCGGCGCCAGGTGAAGAACATCGTGCACAACTACTCCGAGGCGGAGATCAAGGTGCGCGAGGCCACCAGCAATGACCCCTGGGGCCCGCCCAGCTCGCTCATGTCGGAGATTGCCGACCTGACCTTCAACACGGTGGCTTTTGCTGAGGTCATGGGCATGCTGTGGCGGCGGCTCAATGACAGCGGCAAGAACTGGAGGCACGTGTACAAGGCGCTGACCCTGCTGGACTACCTGCTGAAGACAGGCTCCGAGCGGGTGGCCCACCAGTGCCGGGAGAACCTCTTCACCATCCAGACGCTCAAGGACTTCCAGTACATCGACCGCGATGGCAAAGACCAGGGCGTCAACGTGCGCGAGAAGGTCAAGCAGGTGATGGCCCTGCTCCGAGACGAGGAGCGCCTCCGGCAGGAGCGGACCCATGCCCTCAAGACCAAGGAGCGCATGGCGCTGGAGGGCATGGCCATGGGCAGCGGGCAGCTGGGCTTCAGCCGCCGCCACGGCGAGGACTACGGCCGCTCTCGGGGTTCCCCGTCCTCCTACAACT CTTCCTCCTCGTCCCCCCGCTATACCTCAGACCTGGAGCAGGCCCGGCCCCAGACGTCGGGAGAAGaggagctgcagctgcagctggccCTGGCCATGAGCCGGGAGGAGGCTGAGAAG GAGGTGAGGTCCTGGCGGGGAGATGACTCCCCCATGGCCAACGGTGCTGGGGCCGCAGTTCGCCGTCAGCAGGACAGAAAGCccgagagagaagagagaaaggaggaggacaAGCTGAAAACCAGCCAG TCCTCCATCCTGGACTTGGTGGACATCTTTGCACCTGCCACAGCCCCGCCCTCCACACACTGCTCTGCTGACCCATGGGACATCCCAG GTCTCAAGTCCAACATAGAGCCCAGTGGCTCCTCCTGGCCTTCTGCAGACCCCTGGTCTCCAGTCCCCTCAGGAAGCATCCTGTCCCGAAGCCAGCCATGGGACCTGCCCCCTACGCTGTCCTCCTCTGAGCCCTGGGGCCGGACCCCAGTGCTGCCTGCTGGAACCCCCACTACAGATCCCTGGGCGCAGAACTCCTCCCACCACCAACTCCCCAACACTGGGGCTGACCCTTGGGGGGCCTTAGTGGAAACCTCCAACACACCAG CTCTAGGTGGCACCTCAACCTTTGACCCATTTGCCAAACTTCCAGTATCCACAGAGaccaaggaggggctggagggggcccaggccccgccctccgggAAACCCAGCAGTCCTGTGG AGCTGGACCTGTTTGGAGACCCCATCCCCAGTTCCAAGCAAAATGGTACCAAGGAGCCAGATGCCTTTGACCTGAGTGTAGTGGGAGAAGCCCTAACCCAGCCTAGCAAAGAAGCCCGAGCTCGCACTCCTGAGTCCTTCCTGGGCCCCTCAGCCTCTTCCTTGGTCAACCTTGACTCCTTAGTCAAGGCACCCCAGGCTGCGAAGACCCGGAACCCCTTCCTGACAG ATTTCAGCGCTCCATCCCCCACCAACCCGTTCGGCGGGGTCGAACTGGGCAGGCCGACCCTGAACCAGATGCGAACCGGGTCGCCGGCGCTGGGCCTGGCTGCCGGCCGGCCGATAGGGACGCCGTTGAGCTCCATGACCTACagcacctccctgcccctcccactcagCAGCGTGCCAGCTGGCGTGAGCCTCCCCGCCTCAGTCAGCGTCTTCCCAAGGGCTGGCGCCTTCACGCCGCCGCCCTCCAGCCTGCCGCCACCGCTGCTGCCCGCATCGGACTCTACTGGGCCTCTCCATCCCAACCCCCAGGCCAGCACCAACCCCTTCCTCTGA
- the EPN3 gene encoding epsin-3 isoform X6 codes for MTTSALRRQVKNIVHNYSEAEIKVREATSNDPWGPPSSLMSEIADLTFNTVAFAEVMGMLWRRLNDSGKNWRHVYKALTLLDYLLKTGSERVAHQCRENLFTIQTLKDFQYIDRDGKDQGVNVREKVKQVMALLRDEERLRQERTHALKTKERMALEGMAMGSGQLGFSRRHGEDYGRSRGSPSSYNSSSSSPRYTSDLEQARPQTSGEEELQLQLALAMSREEAEKPVPPASPRDEDLQLQLALRLSRQEHQKEVRSWRGDDSPMANGAGAAVRRQQDRKPEREERKEEDKLKTSQSSILDLVDIFAPATAPPSTHCSADPWDIPGLKSNIEPSGSSWPSADPWSPVPSGSILSRSQPWDLPPTLSSSEPWGRTPVLPAGTPTTDPWAQNSSHHQLPNTGADPWGALVETSNTPELDLFGDPIPSSKQNGTKEPDAFDLSVVGEALTQPSKEARARTPESFLGPSASSLVNLDSLVKAPQAAKTRNPFLTDFSAPSPTNPFGGVELGRPTLNQMRTGSPALGLAAGRPIGTPLSSMTYSTSLPLPLSSVPAGVSLPASVSVFPRAGAFTPPPSSLPPPLLPASDSTGPLHPNPQASTNPFL; via the exons ATGACGACCTCCGCGCTGCGGCGCCAGGTGAAGAACATCGTGCACAACTACTCCGAGGCGGAGATCAAGGTGCGCGAGGCCACCAGCAATGACCCCTGGGGCCCGCCCAGCTCGCTCATGTCGGAGATTGCCGACCTGACCTTCAACACGGTGGCTTTTGCTGAGGTCATGGGCATGCTGTGGCGGCGGCTCAATGACAGCGGCAAGAACTGGAGGCACGTGTACAAGGCGCTGACCCTGCTGGACTACCTGCTGAAGACAGGCTCCGAGCGGGTGGCCCACCAGTGCCGGGAGAACCTCTTCACCATCCAGACGCTCAAGGACTTCCAGTACATCGACCGCGATGGCAAAGACCAGGGCGTCAACGTGCGCGAGAAGGTCAAGCAGGTGATGGCCCTGCTCCGAGACGAGGAGCGCCTCCGGCAGGAGCGGACCCATGCCCTCAAGACCAAGGAGCGCATGGCGCTGGAGGGCATGGCCATGGGCAGCGGGCAGCTGGGCTTCAGCCGCCGCCACGGCGAGGACTACGGCCGCTCTCGGGGTTCCCCGTCCTCCTACAACT CTTCCTCCTCGTCCCCCCGCTATACCTCAGACCTGGAGCAGGCCCGGCCCCAGACGTCGGGAGAAGaggagctgcagctgcagctggccCTGGCCATGAGCCGGGAGGAGGCTGAGAAG CCggtccccccagcctcccccagggaCGAGGacctgcagctgcagctggcTCTGCGCCTGAGCCGGCAGGAGCACCAGAAG GAGGTGAGGTCCTGGCGGGGAGATGACTCCCCCATGGCCAACGGTGCTGGGGCCGCAGTTCGCCGTCAGCAGGACAGAAAGCccgagagagaagagagaaaggaggaggacaAGCTGAAAACCAGCCAG TCCTCCATCCTGGACTTGGTGGACATCTTTGCACCTGCCACAGCCCCGCCCTCCACACACTGCTCTGCTGACCCATGGGACATCCCAG GTCTCAAGTCCAACATAGAGCCCAGTGGCTCCTCCTGGCCTTCTGCAGACCCCTGGTCTCCAGTCCCCTCAGGAAGCATCCTGTCCCGAAGCCAGCCATGGGACCTGCCCCCTACGCTGTCCTCCTCTGAGCCCTGGGGCCGGACCCCAGTGCTGCCTGCTGGAACCCCCACTACAGATCCCTGGGCGCAGAACTCCTCCCACCACCAACTCCCCAACACTGGGGCTGACCCTTGGGGGGCCTTAGTGGAAACCTCCAACACACCAG AGCTGGACCTGTTTGGAGACCCCATCCCCAGTTCCAAGCAAAATGGTACCAAGGAGCCAGATGCCTTTGACCTGAGTGTAGTGGGAGAAGCCCTAACCCAGCCTAGCAAAGAAGCCCGAGCTCGCACTCCTGAGTCCTTCCTGGGCCCCTCAGCCTCTTCCTTGGTCAACCTTGACTCCTTAGTCAAGGCACCCCAGGCTGCGAAGACCCGGAACCCCTTCCTGACAG ATTTCAGCGCTCCATCCCCCACCAACCCGTTCGGCGGGGTCGAACTGGGCAGGCCGACCCTGAACCAGATGCGAACCGGGTCGCCGGCGCTGGGCCTGGCTGCCGGCCGGCCGATAGGGACGCCGTTGAGCTCCATGACCTACagcacctccctgcccctcccactcagCAGCGTGCCAGCTGGCGTGAGCCTCCCCGCCTCAGTCAGCGTCTTCCCAAGGGCTGGCGCCTTCACGCCGCCGCCCTCCAGCCTGCCGCCACCGCTGCTGCCCGCATCGGACTCTACTGGGCCTCTCCATCCCAACCCCCAGGCCAGCACCAACCCCTTCCTCTGA
- the EPN3 gene encoding epsin-3 isoform X3: MTTSALRRQVKNIVHNYSEAEIKVREATSNDPWGPPSSLMSEIADLTFNTVAFAEVMGMLWRRLNDSGKNWRHVYKALTLLDYLLKTGSERVAHQCRENLFTIQTLKDFQYIDRDGKDQGVNVREKVKQVMALLRDEERLRQERTHALKTKERMALEGMAMGSGQLGFSRRHGEDYGRSRGSPSSYNYLEQARPQTSGEEELQLQLALAMSREEAEKPVPPASPRDEDLQLQLALRLSRQEHQKEVRSWRGDDSPMANGAGAAVRRQQDRKPEREERKEEDKLKTSQSSILDLVDIFAPATAPPSTHCSADPWDIPGLKSNIEPSGSSWPSADPWSPVPSGSILSRSQPWDLPPTLSSSEPWGRTPVLPAGTPTTDPWAQNSSHHQLPNTGADPWGALVETSNTPALGGTSTFDPFAKLPVSTETKEGLEGAQAPPSGKPSSPVELDLFGDPIPSSKQNGTKEPDAFDLSVVGEALTQPSKEARARTPESFLGPSASSLVNLDSLVKAPQAAKTRNPFLTDFSAPSPTNPFGGVELGRPTLNQMRTGSPALGLAAGRPIGTPLSSMTYSTSLPLPLSSVPAGVSLPASVSVFPRAGAFTPPPSSLPPPLLPASDSTGPLHPNPQASTNPFL, translated from the exons ATGACGACCTCCGCGCTGCGGCGCCAGGTGAAGAACATCGTGCACAACTACTCCGAGGCGGAGATCAAGGTGCGCGAGGCCACCAGCAATGACCCCTGGGGCCCGCCCAGCTCGCTCATGTCGGAGATTGCCGACCTGACCTTCAACACGGTGGCTTTTGCTGAGGTCATGGGCATGCTGTGGCGGCGGCTCAATGACAGCGGCAAGAACTGGAGGCACGTGTACAAGGCGCTGACCCTGCTGGACTACCTGCTGAAGACAGGCTCCGAGCGGGTGGCCCACCAGTGCCGGGAGAACCTCTTCACCATCCAGACGCTCAAGGACTTCCAGTACATCGACCGCGATGGCAAAGACCAGGGCGTCAACGTGCGCGAGAAGGTCAAGCAGGTGATGGCCCTGCTCCGAGACGAGGAGCGCCTCCGGCAGGAGCGGACCCATGCCCTCAAGACCAAGGAGCGCATGGCGCTGGAGGGCATGGCCATGGGCAGCGGGCAGCTGGGCTTCAGCCGCCGCCACGGCGAGGACTACGGCCGCTCTCGGGGTTCCCCGTCCTCCTACAACT ACCTGGAGCAGGCCCGGCCCCAGACGTCGGGAGAAGaggagctgcagctgcagctggccCTGGCCATGAGCCGGGAGGAGGCTGAGAAG CCggtccccccagcctcccccagggaCGAGGacctgcagctgcagctggcTCTGCGCCTGAGCCGGCAGGAGCACCAGAAG GAGGTGAGGTCCTGGCGGGGAGATGACTCCCCCATGGCCAACGGTGCTGGGGCCGCAGTTCGCCGTCAGCAGGACAGAAAGCccgagagagaagagagaaaggaggaggacaAGCTGAAAACCAGCCAG TCCTCCATCCTGGACTTGGTGGACATCTTTGCACCTGCCACAGCCCCGCCCTCCACACACTGCTCTGCTGACCCATGGGACATCCCAG GTCTCAAGTCCAACATAGAGCCCAGTGGCTCCTCCTGGCCTTCTGCAGACCCCTGGTCTCCAGTCCCCTCAGGAAGCATCCTGTCCCGAAGCCAGCCATGGGACCTGCCCCCTACGCTGTCCTCCTCTGAGCCCTGGGGCCGGACCCCAGTGCTGCCTGCTGGAACCCCCACTACAGATCCCTGGGCGCAGAACTCCTCCCACCACCAACTCCCCAACACTGGGGCTGACCCTTGGGGGGCCTTAGTGGAAACCTCCAACACACCAG CTCTAGGTGGCACCTCAACCTTTGACCCATTTGCCAAACTTCCAGTATCCACAGAGaccaaggaggggctggagggggcccaggccccgccctccgggAAACCCAGCAGTCCTGTGG AGCTGGACCTGTTTGGAGACCCCATCCCCAGTTCCAAGCAAAATGGTACCAAGGAGCCAGATGCCTTTGACCTGAGTGTAGTGGGAGAAGCCCTAACCCAGCCTAGCAAAGAAGCCCGAGCTCGCACTCCTGAGTCCTTCCTGGGCCCCTCAGCCTCTTCCTTGGTCAACCTTGACTCCTTAGTCAAGGCACCCCAGGCTGCGAAGACCCGGAACCCCTTCCTGACAG ATTTCAGCGCTCCATCCCCCACCAACCCGTTCGGCGGGGTCGAACTGGGCAGGCCGACCCTGAACCAGATGCGAACCGGGTCGCCGGCGCTGGGCCTGGCTGCCGGCCGGCCGATAGGGACGCCGTTGAGCTCCATGACCTACagcacctccctgcccctcccactcagCAGCGTGCCAGCTGGCGTGAGCCTCCCCGCCTCAGTCAGCGTCTTCCCAAGGGCTGGCGCCTTCACGCCGCCGCCCTCCAGCCTGCCGCCACCGCTGCTGCCCGCATCGGACTCTACTGGGCCTCTCCATCCCAACCCCCAGGCCAGCACCAACCCCTTCCTCTGA
- the EPN3 gene encoding epsin-3 isoform X2 has translation MTTSALRRQVKNIVHNYSEAEIKVREATSNDPWGPPSSLMSEIADLTFNTVAFAEVMGMLWRRLNDSGKNWRHVYKALTLLDYLLKTGSERVAHQCRENLFTIQTLKDFQYIDRDGKDQGVNVREKVKQVMALLRDEERLRQERTHALKTKERMALEGMAMGSGQLGFSRRHGEDYGRSRGSPSSYNSSSSSPRYTSDLEQARPQTSGEEELQLQLALAMSREEAEKPVPPASPRDEDLQLQLALRLSRQEHQKEVRSWRGDDSPMANGAGAAVRRQQDRKPEREERKEEDKLKTSQSSILDLVDIFAPATAPPSTHCSADPWDIPGLKSNIEPSGSSWPSADPWSPVPSGSILSRSQPWDLPPTLSSSEPWGRTPVLPAGTPTTDPWAQNSSHHQLPNTGADPWGALVETSNTPGGTSTFDPFAKLPVSTETKEGLEGAQAPPSGKPSSPVELDLFGDPIPSSKQNGTKEPDAFDLSVVGEALTQPSKEARARTPESFLGPSASSLVNLDSLVKAPQAAKTRNPFLTDFSAPSPTNPFGGVELGRPTLNQMRTGSPALGLAAGRPIGTPLSSMTYSTSLPLPLSSVPAGVSLPASVSVFPRAGAFTPPPSSLPPPLLPASDSTGPLHPNPQASTNPFL, from the exons ATGACGACCTCCGCGCTGCGGCGCCAGGTGAAGAACATCGTGCACAACTACTCCGAGGCGGAGATCAAGGTGCGCGAGGCCACCAGCAATGACCCCTGGGGCCCGCCCAGCTCGCTCATGTCGGAGATTGCCGACCTGACCTTCAACACGGTGGCTTTTGCTGAGGTCATGGGCATGCTGTGGCGGCGGCTCAATGACAGCGGCAAGAACTGGAGGCACGTGTACAAGGCGCTGACCCTGCTGGACTACCTGCTGAAGACAGGCTCCGAGCGGGTGGCCCACCAGTGCCGGGAGAACCTCTTCACCATCCAGACGCTCAAGGACTTCCAGTACATCGACCGCGATGGCAAAGACCAGGGCGTCAACGTGCGCGAGAAGGTCAAGCAGGTGATGGCCCTGCTCCGAGACGAGGAGCGCCTCCGGCAGGAGCGGACCCATGCCCTCAAGACCAAGGAGCGCATGGCGCTGGAGGGCATGGCCATGGGCAGCGGGCAGCTGGGCTTCAGCCGCCGCCACGGCGAGGACTACGGCCGCTCTCGGGGTTCCCCGTCCTCCTACAACT CTTCCTCCTCGTCCCCCCGCTATACCTCAGACCTGGAGCAGGCCCGGCCCCAGACGTCGGGAGAAGaggagctgcagctgcagctggccCTGGCCATGAGCCGGGAGGAGGCTGAGAAG CCggtccccccagcctcccccagggaCGAGGacctgcagctgcagctggcTCTGCGCCTGAGCCGGCAGGAGCACCAGAAG GAGGTGAGGTCCTGGCGGGGAGATGACTCCCCCATGGCCAACGGTGCTGGGGCCGCAGTTCGCCGTCAGCAGGACAGAAAGCccgagagagaagagagaaaggaggaggacaAGCTGAAAACCAGCCAG TCCTCCATCCTGGACTTGGTGGACATCTTTGCACCTGCCACAGCCCCGCCCTCCACACACTGCTCTGCTGACCCATGGGACATCCCAG GTCTCAAGTCCAACATAGAGCCCAGTGGCTCCTCCTGGCCTTCTGCAGACCCCTGGTCTCCAGTCCCCTCAGGAAGCATCCTGTCCCGAAGCCAGCCATGGGACCTGCCCCCTACGCTGTCCTCCTCTGAGCCCTGGGGCCGGACCCCAGTGCTGCCTGCTGGAACCCCCACTACAGATCCCTGGGCGCAGAACTCCTCCCACCACCAACTCCCCAACACTGGGGCTGACCCTTGGGGGGCCTTAGTGGAAACCTCCAACACACCAG GTGGCACCTCAACCTTTGACCCATTTGCCAAACTTCCAGTATCCACAGAGaccaaggaggggctggagggggcccaggccccgccctccgggAAACCCAGCAGTCCTGTGG AGCTGGACCTGTTTGGAGACCCCATCCCCAGTTCCAAGCAAAATGGTACCAAGGAGCCAGATGCCTTTGACCTGAGTGTAGTGGGAGAAGCCCTAACCCAGCCTAGCAAAGAAGCCCGAGCTCGCACTCCTGAGTCCTTCCTGGGCCCCTCAGCCTCTTCCTTGGTCAACCTTGACTCCTTAGTCAAGGCACCCCAGGCTGCGAAGACCCGGAACCCCTTCCTGACAG ATTTCAGCGCTCCATCCCCCACCAACCCGTTCGGCGGGGTCGAACTGGGCAGGCCGACCCTGAACCAGATGCGAACCGGGTCGCCGGCGCTGGGCCTGGCTGCCGGCCGGCCGATAGGGACGCCGTTGAGCTCCATGACCTACagcacctccctgcccctcccactcagCAGCGTGCCAGCTGGCGTGAGCCTCCCCGCCTCAGTCAGCGTCTTCCCAAGGGCTGGCGCCTTCACGCCGCCGCCCTCCAGCCTGCCGCCACCGCTGCTGCCCGCATCGGACTCTACTGGGCCTCTCCATCCCAACCCCCAGGCCAGCACCAACCCCTTCCTCTGA